Within Channa argus isolate prfri chromosome 4, Channa argus male v1.0, whole genome shotgun sequence, the genomic segment CTAAATTCCATCTGTACACCACCTGCACAGCACTACAAAGCAGgaacactgatgatgatgatgatgatgatgaatccAACAGCTGAAGAACCAGGTGTGGCTTTCAAgagttggtaaaaaaaaaaaaacagaacaagtgTGGACTTGGtaaaaaacaactcaaaattaataattatgttGATATATAATAAGTGGATGAAACAACTGTTAGCTGAGAAGGTTGCCATATCAACAGTCACTGAAAATGCCCAAGTTATGTTTTATCAAATTCCAGATTTGGCAAAATAATCTTGAAACTGAACTCTGAGATCATCCTTACTGGCCTGAGATGGTGCCTGCAGAacatgtgttctgtgtttttccaggTCCCCATGAACAAACCATTAAACCACCTTTCTACAactgacaaacagacagaagttGGGcttgaaaaaaatttaaatgctgaaaataaaccTTATGTAAATTTGTCAATCACTACgagtttattttataaaaaaacattatttatactGGAGCTGAACATTGTTGgttaaaaaaggaggagggtttGAGGCTCAGGTTACCTTCTGTTTTAAGTTAACGGAACAAATGAGACATTACATCAGTTTCTTACTCTGAGCAGGATCCATTCTGCATGATCAGACCATTGTTGCTTAAGAAAGAGGGAACGTTGGACtcagattgtttttgtttctctgccaaaaaagaaaactttgtatttgttgtttacttTGGACAATTCTATCCAACACTGTTCAATTCATTTCTTTTGGAAGTAGTGAGGAAGCAGCACGACCAGAAGATCACTCCAACTTTACATAGTAAGTTCCTTCCTGTTTACCACTATCTGCTACTAGATTTTGTACCATTAATACCATGtgcaacatataaaaacactagAAACAGGATTATCAAATTCAGCTGTAAGTACTAAAGCCACAGCTATTTGTAATACAAGCAACTTCTAGAGAGTAGGTGTATTAGTAGGTTTCCTCTTTTTACTATGGAGACATAGTAAGAAGTGAATATCATTGGCTTGaagttttgatttgattgtaCACACTGAATAATGATTagtgatgataaaatgtatCTGACAAAGCTCATAAATAACTACTGAAGCCAAGAATGGCCAAGGTTGCTGTaacctttttttgtgcagttaTCTTGTgataatgggaaaataatcttATGTCGGAAAAACGTCTTTAATTTCCTGAGATAACAAGATACTGACTTTCTCGACTTTCGTATTTCACATCTAAAGCCTTATTCTTAAAAGTCTGCGCAATAATTTCTGATTTTGCTCTGGATAAACAGTGACTGTAGGCTATTTGACATTTCATATGACTGTGTCTCCATCCACCCTGTACTTCGATTAAATCGCATGGAAATGCTACAAGGCTCctacaaaacaaccacacacttAACTCAGTTTAGTGTCCGTTATTCCAAAGAAACTGTTTACTAATTCTTAATAATCCTGTGTCTCAAGACCatctttctttgcagtttttcagcaattcatgttttattctgaaaatacttttcatGTCATTTGACAGTGTGACTTTACAACATGAGAGAGTAAAAGGCTGATAAAGCATTATTTTAGTGTAGGCTAATGATAAAAATCACCAGTTCTTCGTTGATGCAGTTATTTTCTCAGCTCTCACAGTTATGGTACCTTTGAGGAATCTGCTGCCTccattatgaaaatgaaaagttgcaGTGTAGCATTCTTGAGAACTCTGGAACAGCTGCACATCCTCTAACAGGAGGACACTAGTACTGATCATGGGCCGTTTTACACGGACAAAGCAAACTAAAGTATCCAATAGACATGAGCTGTGTATTGGATGGATGTCCTCCGGGAATTTAGACTAACACAGATGAAAAATGCCCTTAAAGTTAGACCTGAAGcctgctgctttttctgcaACACAGTGATGTAGGTGATCAGGGGAGTGTTTTTTATCTGAAGGCATCTTAAccactaaaacatttacagtcctGCAGAATATCCATCACCTGTATTCACTGTTGAACTTTAGCAAAATCACAAATTATTACACAACATTGGGAAACAAGGAGCTAAATGTGACCTAGAGAGGCTGAGACATTACgaaaaacagaataatgttTCAACAAATGGAGATAAAAATTAGATAACGGCATAAAAAAGATAACAGCATCAATGGCCGTTCTCAGCTTCCACAAATAACCAATTATGTTTAATATACTCTCAAGTATATCAGTAGGGAAGATGATGAGATTCCTCTTATTCTACACACTCTGCCTGATGGCTCCTTATGGCTACAGCCTACTTCCTGGTCCTTCTGGTCCAAAAGGTGACAAGGGAGAGCGTGGAGATCCTGGATTACCTGGGTTCCAAGGAATAAAAGGAGATCCTGGACTCCCTGGGCTACCTGGACATCCAGGTGGGTATTAACACCACAATTTTGCTCCCAGTATACTATATCTCACCAGGCTCTGACAAGATTCTAACAGCctgctgttttcactgtgtggtCTTTACTGCTCCTTCTACATCttttgcagctgcagcacagcCCCAGCAAGAAGCAACAGTGTTTTCATTCAGAGCAGACAAGACAGTGTTAGCATAATGAAttttacacagagacaaaatgaaataaaagcttttgtgcAATAAATTATAATCAATCCTAATATGAATTTATTGTGATTAGGGATTATTCatctttcaaaatataaaatagtttaaattagCTCCAGCTTTACAGCTTCAACAGGGATGTTAACATATCAATGCATCAAGAATATAATAAGTATGATTTGATGTTAATACAATTAGTAGAATATCTAAGTCATTGTCTGAAGATTTTGTGATACGAATCCGTATCGACCAGGTCGACATGGACACCATGGACTACTTGGACCCCCTGGACCACTTGGACCATCTGGACTCCCTGGAGCACCTGGACCCTCTGGACCCTATGGACCCCCTGGACCCCGTGGACCCCCTGGACATTGTGTGAAAACGTGTGAACCAGGTTGCTTATACATAtaatactttacttttttttttacttaagttGCAGCTAATTATTATAATGTACTGTGCACCAAAACTACAACCTGTGCAAGTTTTGGcctgtagttttgttttgttttttaaatctaccaTGATCCCTTTTGAGGTCTCACATTATATTGACACTGTATGTAACTTTGCCCATAGTATAATCTTGCTTCAATCTGACAACTTGCTACCAGTTTGTAACTGTATGTAATTTGTTTAATCCAGATTCCTTTAGACCAGACATTGAAGCCATAACAATCAGGATGTCTAAATACGAGCTGGGTAAGAATCCTATTTAACTATTTTCTGAACTTTGAGTGAAATGCAGACACATAGTGCATCTTAAGAGCCTTGAATTAAATTGGACCAAAAATGAAAAGtctaaataaacaaatctaTCCTGTCATTGCATCTGGCCATCACGAAACCCCCCAACTCACTGCCCCTTGCCCCTCACCCTGTgtgaatgtcatttttaaatactttcttCAGAACTAACTAGAAAGATTTTTCTCAAcaacatctcttttttttccccagctatAAACTATGACTTTGTCCGGAAAGTTGGTCAGAAATACTTCGTGTCCAACAAGGAGAGAGACACTTTCTCCAGGGCTGTGGAGTTCTGTTCCCAACAAGGCTTAGAGCTGGCTTTACCCCAGAATGAGGAGGAGAACAACATTCTGACTCAAGTGTTTGGAGACGTTTACAAAAATGCCTGGATCAatgttaacaataaaaaaagcgAAGGGAATTTTGAGGTGGACATCAAAAAACAACCTCTGACATTTACCAAATGGGCAGAAGGACAGCCAGACAAATCCATCCAGGATACAGGCTGCACCATGCTGTCAGAAAATGGTGTCTGGCTTGTGACACATGAATGCTTCCTGAATGCTTTCATTATTTGTCAGATATAGAAGTCAGAGTTACATCTGATGCAAGTCACATTTCTCTTTGagggaaatgaatgaattaagtGTGGATAAGTATAAAGGATTTGGCAGACAT encodes:
- the LOC137125928 gene encoding mannose-binding protein C-like isoform X1; protein product: MMRFLLFYTLCLMAPYGYSLLPGPSGPKGDKGERGDPGLPGFQGIKGDPGLPGLPGHPGRHGHHGLLGPPGPLGPSGLPGAPGPSGPYGPPGPRGPPGHCVKTCEPDSFRPDIEAITIRMSKYELAINYDFVRKVGQKYFVSNKERDTFSRAVEFCSQQGLELALPQNEEENNILTQVFGDVYKNAWINVNNKKSEGNFEVDIKKQPLTFTKWAEGQPDKSIQDTGCTMLSENGVWLVTHECFLNAFIICQI